The nucleotide sequence CCAGCATGTGTAGACTACGAGGATCGTAGTAGGCGGTACGAATCACCCCGCCGTTCTTTTCTATGGCTGCTATGACCGCCTCGCTGGCGTGCTGCACCTCAATATTGATCTTGGCCTGGAAGTTGTCCAGTCCGTCGTCTGTGAGCTGAAATCCGTACTCCATTTCGGCGGGCTTCAGCTTCAAGAGGCCGGAGTTGCACAGCGTGCTGATGTCAACGGGCTGGCTGATGTCTATCCGGTTGGTGTCGATGAGCACCTGCAGTTGGAGCAGCGAAATGGGCGGATACTGGCGCTTCATGTGGTGTCCCTTGTAGTATGGCTCGTATGGGAATCTCAGGTAGAAGGGCTGGTTCCCCGTTTCGTAGCCCAGCCGCATGAAGTTCTGCCGCTGGCCGGATCCCTTGTTGCCCGCTCCGTGCTTGTCTCCGCCGTGCTGCGCTCTGCCACGCTTGTCCTGCCggcaaatatttatattattagtaAATAGTTCATAAATGCATGTTGTTATTCAACCACTCACATTTTGTTTTGAGTTGGGATTTGGCCGCAGATTACCGATCTGCACGCGCGGCAACGTGCGCAGCATTTTCAGCGCCTTGTCCGAGGTCTCCCGCAGGTGTGCCATGGCTAAATTgtcttaatttatttaattaatatagttttacaggtgaaaaataaaattaagcaCGAGCATACAGTAAGACCACACTTAGTCAGTTTAATAATACCGACCGGTTCAATATTATATAccagatttttgttttttttccttCTTGGCATTTTTTATCAGTTTAGCAACGGTCACATCACTGCCAACgcggaataaaataaaacaaatcaGATCCATTtgaaaaacataaatattccTATTATAATAGATCTTATTAACTAAAATTTATCAAGTAGCTCAAGAATGACGTGTGGAGCATGTCGGGGTCACAAGGAGAAGAGTGTGAAGTGCCTTATAGCCGCTTTGGACACGATCAAAGAACACGCTTTGAGTAAGTTCCTGTTTAAAGGATCGACTTTGTCCAGTTTTCCTTGATGTTTCGAATATATTACCCTCAGTGATGCACCGGAATTCGGAGGAGAGTGACAGGACCATAGAACAACTAAAGGCGCACAATGAAAAGCTGCACAAGGCCTTGGAGTTGTTGAAGGAGCGACAGGAGTCCATGGTTCAGGCCGAGAAGCGCAGGAAACTGTCGCCCAAGAAGGTCAAAGATGACATATCGCCGCAGCCGCAAAGCCAGAACTCCCTGAACATGAACATAGCTATCAACAGTATCGATCTCTCCGACGAGGATCTGGAAATGGAGGAGGACGAGAGCATTGCGGAAACGGAGGCCACTGCCCAGAGCCCGCGCAAATTGAGGCTACCCGACCGGAAGCCGGACATCCGGAATCGGGAAAATGTGCAGCCAAACAATGTTCCCGCCGTGGCCACCAGTTGGATCCGTAAGACACCCAAGCAACCAGCGGTCTTCACCAAATTATCCCTAACGCACAAAAGTAGTAACGCGCATTTAAAACAAACTCGCCTGAAATTCGAACCAAATAAGACGAGTAATAGCGAAAATGATGTTATAGAGGACAGCCCCAATCTAAGCAATAGCCTCAAAAGATCTCGGCCACAACGATCTCTAATACACAGGTAATAGttaatgaaatttttaaaaaagtgtcAC is from Drosophila suzukii chromosome 3, CBGP_Dsuzu_IsoJpt1.0, whole genome shotgun sequence and encodes:
- the mRpL15 gene encoding large ribosomal subunit protein uL15m — translated: MAHLRETSDKALKMLRTLPRVQIGNLRPNPNSKQNDKRGRAQHGGDKHGAGNKGSGQRQNFMRLGYETGNQPFYLRFPYEPYYKGHHMKRQYPPISLLQLQVLIDTNRIDISQPVDISTLCNSGLLKLKPAEMEYGFQLTDDGLDNFQAKINIEVQHASEAVIAAIEKNGGVIRTAYYDPRSLHMLVNPKKWFEKGVPIPSRMLPPQDAVDYYTNPKNRGYLANPEEISQDRLVLAQKYGYQLPKIEDDSAYEMLTTAKDPRQVFYGLEPGWLVNIVDKTIVKRKQ
- the CtIP gene encoding uncharacterized protein CtIP isoform X2, which produces MTCGACRGHKEKSVKCLIAALDTIKEHALMMHRNSEESDRTIEQLKAHNEKLHKALELLKERQESMVQAEKRRKLSPKKVKDDISPQPQSQNSLNMNIAINSIDLSDEDLEMEEDESIAETEATAQSPRKLRLPDRKPDIRNRENVQPNNVPAVATSWIRKTPKQPAVFTKLSLTHKSSNAHLKQTRLKFEPNKTSNSENDVIEDSPNLSNSLKRSRPQRSLIHSLQNRHRERFKRRRLAYHQQQ